In the Candidatus Obscuribacterales bacterium genome, CATGTGGTGGAATAAACGCCAGCAATATTGCTCCGACAACCCGCAGGTGACCGCTCCTCGCAAGACCACGTTGAAGTACCAATCGTTGGGAGCGTGCTCTTCGGTTAACTTCTCGATCACACTGTAGGTGCGCACGTGGGGATAGATGCGATCGCCTTGGTGAATTGCCACAGTAGCTTGCTGATAGCCCTCTTCCCGCTCATCGAGGCGATCGCTTAGATGCATGGGCAGTCGATAGAGCACCCCCTCTACACTGGCGCTAGCATCGGGCACCACGTCCAGCACACCGCAGTTACGCAGACGCGATCGCCGGAA is a window encoding:
- a CDS encoding gamma-glutamylcyclotransferase, with product FRRSRLRNCGVLDVVPDASASVEGVLYRLPMHLSDRLDEREEGYQQATVAIHQGDRIYPHVRTYSVIEKLTEEHAPNDWYFNVVLRGAVTCGLSEQYCWRLFHHMHHLQQSQMTLRSA